Proteins from a genomic interval of Methanofollis formosanus:
- a CDS encoding transglutaminase-like domain-containing protein, with amino-acid sequence MTIRGYVHKRYIIILIYLRSWRPKWSSGGAPLHCPDADGTPHCPEAREHRLTSTYGFLFPPGEIGGREMRRKIGAQLWSVLLVLVLVGTIFVPLVSAEKTGENWIDSFDQWVEPRDMSMYTKEIIIEEPDCTISPEEVERTPGLMVINEDVNFLEPEMEVEFLPGHTAHVNVTDDSTRVVKSAKSNFDVVMKNGTFTWYWIQDTVIPHVVNITNFGPTLASGRVLVCSIEDGYAYYQTYSDLLPGETRSVLVPFKVRPDSVGVKPMGVIIQAGPYYEQTYSAILPINGTEIYNNDDSHFPDPNNGDNLETSDLYHFPFYEGYWVISEAAYAGDNTNNPYDTAYRTMQYVNDKMNYTNKSPYLYYITSDVYMQNHPNDDGEYDGVCDEFATLYTAFTRSLGIPTRFLAFTMENATTEEVWGHGIAESWDGNAWIHSDPTWNSFDDPQAYIRAGNIHIDMTHYDDADDSWNTEDPEDPTGDGILRYEDFRTQTYLGEVPRYN; translated from the coding sequence GTGACAATTAGAGGATATGTCCACAAACGATATATAATAATTTTAATATATCTAAGGTCGTGGAGACCGAAGTGGTCTTCTGGTGGAGCCCCGCTACATTGTCCAGACGCTGACGGGACCCCACATTGCCCGGAGGCAAGAGAACATAGGCTTACCAGTACTTATGGTTTTCTCTTTCCTCCGGGAGAAATTGGAGGAAGAGAAATGAGAAGAAAAATTGGAGCGCAGCTTTGGAGTGTGCTTCTGGTGTTGGTACTCGTCGGAACGATCTTTGTTCCGCTGGTCAGTGCCGAAAAAACTGGGGAAAACTGGATCGATTCTTTTGATCAGTGGGTTGAACCACGAGATATGTCGATGTACACCAAAGAGATCATCATCGAAGAGCCAGATTGCACCATTAGTCCTGAAGAGGTTGAAAGAACACCTGGGCTGATGGTTATCAATGAAGATGTCAACTTTCTTGAGCCAGAAATGGAAGTAGAATTTTTACCTGGCCACACAGCTCATGTAAATGTAACGGATGATTCAACAAGGGTAGTAAAATCAGCGAAAAGTAACTTTGATGTTGTAATGAAGAATGGAACATTCACATGGTACTGGATCCAGGATACTGTGATACCCCATGTAGTCAATATCACAAATTTCGGCCCGACTCTGGCAAGTGGAAGAGTACTTGTCTGTTCGATTGAGGATGGATATGCCTATTACCAAACATATTCTGACCTTTTACCTGGTGAAACGAGGTCGGTGTTAGTTCCATTTAAAGTTAGGCCGGATTCGGTTGGAGTAAAACCGATGGGTGTTATAATACAGGCAGGGCCTTATTATGAACAAACATATTCAGCAATATTGCCAATTAATGGGACAGAGATATACAACAACGATGATTCTCATTTTCCAGATCCAAACAATGGAGATAATCTAGAAACAAGTGATCTCTATCATTTCCCATTCTACGAGGGATACTGGGTAATATCTGAAGCAGCATACGCTGGTGACAACACAAATAATCCCTATGATACTGCGTACAGGACAATGCAATACGTAAATGATAAAATGAATTATACCAACAAGTCACCTTATTTGTATTATATTACGTCCGACGTGTACATGCAGAATCATCCCAATGATGATGGAGAATACGATGGAGTCTGTGATGAATTTGCAACTTTGTATACCGCTTTCACCCGATCACTTGGCATCCCAACACGTTTCTTGGCTTTCACCATGGAAAATGCCACGACCGAGGAAGTATGGGGGCATGGTATTGCAGAATCATGGGATGGAAACGCCTGGATCCATTCAGATCCTACCTGGAATTCATTTGACGATCCACAAGCGTATATAAGGGCAGGGAATATCCACATTGATATGACCCACTATGATGATGCCGATGATTCATGGAATACAGAAGACCCGGAAGATCCTACAGGTGACGGCATCCTCAGGTACGAAGATTTCAGAACACAGACTTACCTCGGAGAGGTTCCGAGGTATAATTAA
- a CDS encoding DUF5803 family protein — protein MSIPDRDRGHRAGLALCLALIIALAGPVSALNATVEVLPGGDAYQGAVTLVNESEYSFWMAGPLGETLPLEVKNVTISGECGTNCTYSWKDKNTVSFQQGNATIRYEADIKNRDLQVLMTDPSNLTVTLPEGLSVSNPLLGWTSSGATVNEEKNGTTTVQWENTRFAEVRYYDPGQERLLYIFGSIWVTVAVVLLFPYLLLRRQKPPEIPPPEDP, from the coding sequence ATGTCCATCCCCGATCGAGATCGAGGCCACCGAGCAGGCCTTGCTCTCTGTCTTGCACTTATAATCGCCCTTGCGGGGCCGGTCTCGGCCCTGAACGCAACCGTCGAGGTGCTCCCTGGTGGCGACGCCTACCAGGGGGCGGTCACCCTCGTCAACGAGAGTGAATACTCCTTCTGGATGGCAGGTCCCCTTGGTGAGACCCTCCCCCTCGAAGTAAAAAATGTCACGATCTCAGGGGAGTGCGGGACAAACTGCACCTATTCGTGGAAGGATAAAAATACCGTCTCCTTCCAGCAGGGCAATGCGACCATACGCTACGAGGCCGACATCAAGAACCGGGACCTTCAGGTCCTCATGACCGACCCCTCCAATCTCACCGTCACCCTGCCCGAGGGCCTCTCGGTCTCCAACCCCCTCCTTGGGTGGACGAGCAGCGGTGCGACGGTGAACGAGGAAAAGAACGGCACGACCACAGTGCAGTGGGAGAATACCCGGTTTGCCGAGGTCCGCTACTACGACCCCGGACAGGAGCGGCTCCTCTATATCTTCGGGTCGATCTGGGTGACGGTCGCGGTGGTGCTCCTCTTCCCGTACCTCCTCCTCCGCCGGCAGAAACCCCCCGAGATCCCGCCGCCTGAGGACCCCTAA
- the thrC gene encoding threonine synthase codes for MYRLSCIHCGAEYAPGEIIYTCPKCGHLLTVEYDLNTISVTRDEWDRRPLSVWRYRELLPVTIKPVSLQEGGTPLYHLERLGEELGLPHLYAKHEGMNPTGSFKDRGMTVGVSMALQLGMKSVACASTGNTSASLAAYAAKGGVPAVVLLPAGKVALGKVAQALMHGAKVIAIRDNFDRALELVRELCIKHGIYLLNSVNPYRLEGQKTIAFEAVDQLGDVPDRFVLPVGNAGNISAAYKGLRELEGLGFIDRLPMMTGIQAAGSQPVVQAVRGSLPEVVPQTNPETVATAIRIGAPVNAEKALTAIRATGGTAAAVTDEEILSMQRDLARKEGIGVEPASAASVAGIKKLVEEGAIDRDERIVCVVTGHLLKDPETVIKQCPSPIEIEATEQALLSVLHL; via the coding sequence ATGTATCGTCTCTCGTGCATCCACTGTGGTGCCGAATACGCGCCCGGCGAGATCATCTATACATGCCCGAAGTGTGGGCACCTGCTCACCGTCGAATATGATCTGAATACCATCTCCGTGACCAGAGACGAGTGGGACCGCCGCCCCCTCTCGGTCTGGCGCTACCGGGAACTCCTCCCGGTCACCATCAAGCCGGTCAGCCTTCAGGAAGGGGGCACGCCCCTCTACCACCTGGAGCGGCTCGGCGAAGAACTCGGCCTCCCGCACCTCTATGCCAAGCACGAAGGGATGAACCCGACCGGCTCCTTCAAGGACCGCGGGATGACCGTCGGGGTCTCGATGGCCCTGCAGCTCGGGATGAAGAGCGTGGCCTGCGCAAGCACCGGCAACACCTCGGCCAGTCTGGCGGCATATGCGGCGAAGGGCGGCGTCCCGGCAGTCGTACTCCTGCCGGCGGGCAAAGTCGCCCTCGGCAAGGTCGCCCAGGCCCTGATGCACGGGGCCAAAGTGATCGCGATCCGGGACAACTTCGACCGCGCCCTCGAACTGGTCCGCGAACTATGCATCAAGCACGGGATCTATCTGTTGAACTCGGTCAACCCGTACCGGCTTGAGGGGCAGAAGACCATCGCGTTCGAGGCCGTCGACCAGCTCGGCGACGTCCCGGACCGTTTCGTTCTCCCGGTCGGGAACGCGGGCAACATCTCTGCGGCCTACAAGGGGCTGCGCGAGCTCGAAGGCCTCGGGTTCATCGACCGCCTCCCGATGATGACCGGGATCCAGGCGGCCGGTTCGCAGCCGGTGGTGCAGGCCGTGCGGGGCAGCCTCCCCGAGGTCGTGCCCCAGACGAACCCCGAGACCGTGGCCACCGCGATCAGGATCGGCGCACCGGTCAATGCCGAGAAGGCCCTGACGGCGATCCGGGCGACCGGCGGCACGGCCGCGGCGGTGACCGACGAAGAGATCCTCAGCATGCAGCGCGACCTCGCCCGGAAAGAGGGGATCGGGGTCGAACCCGCCTCTGCGGCCTCGGTGGCGGGGATCAAGAAACTCGTCGAGGAGGGGGCGATCGACCGGGACGAGCGGATCGTCTGTGTCGTGACCGGGCACCTCCTCAAAGACCCGGAGACGGTGATCAAACAATGTCCATCCCCGATCGAGATCGAGGCCACCGAGCAGGCCTTGCTCTCTGTCTTGCACTTATAA
- a CDS encoding metal-dependent hydrolase: MKGDEHISISLATAATVLAPLLFTIPPEWAVAALFGVFIGALAPDADANDSAIFHTRMPGKHRRRVYFLPFFGYGIKYLVYYPISLPFILLLGERGMPRHRGALHSGIGVFLMTLVVGFYAWLIGTAVLGFPWNETVQAFLFGLFGGAVCHLLEDSCTKSGVAWLFPFSEHRTRGRIVTGNDDRRPTAYVLVMGVGAAGIFAACAMGMVPAEFVPWSGAALAVALWGVFLIVSRFGW, encoded by the coding sequence GTGAAAGGCGACGAACACATCAGCATCAGTCTCGCAACAGCCGCAACAGTGCTGGCCCCCCTCCTCTTCACCATCCCACCGGAATGGGCGGTCGCCGCCCTCTTTGGGGTCTTCATCGGAGCCCTCGCCCCCGACGCCGACGCCAACGACTCGGCGATCTTCCACACCCGGATGCCAGGGAAGCACCGCAGACGGGTCTACTTCCTCCCGTTCTTCGGGTACGGGATCAAGTACCTCGTCTACTACCCGATCTCGCTTCCTTTCATCCTCCTCCTCGGCGAACGCGGGATGCCCCGTCACCGCGGCGCCCTCCACTCCGGGATCGGGGTCTTCCTGATGACCCTGGTCGTGGGGTTCTATGCCTGGCTCATCGGGACGGCGGTGCTGGGGTTCCCCTGGAATGAGACTGTCCAGGCTTTCCTCTTCGGCCTCTTTGGCGGGGCGGTCTGCCACCTCCTCGAGGACTCGTGCACGAAGAGCGGGGTCGCCTGGCTCTTCCCCTTCTCTGAGCACCGGACAAGGGGACGGATCGTCACCGGCAACGACGACCGCAGACCCACGGCCTATGTCCTGGTGATGGGTGTGGGGGCGGCCGGCATCTTTGCAGCCTGCGCCATGGGCATGGTCCCGGCAGAGTTCGTTCCGTGGAGCGGGGCGGCGCTGGCCGTGGCACTCTGGGGAGTCTTTCTGATCGTCAGCCGGTTCGGGTGGTAG
- a CDS encoding carbon-nitrogen hydrolase family protein yields the protein MKVCCAGVETGATVAESLERADRCVAAAARAGAGLVLFPEQFATGWSPVHPVAAPAVLPALAKSAAEHEVWVVGSSMEGGEMPQNTAWAVGPDGEVHARYAKVHLFTPLGEEQTCSAGDHPTIFDAAGVRFGLAICYDLRFPELFLHYARCGVECVLVPAAWPPERLAQWELLARARALDAGCYLAGANAFGGSCIAAPDGTLASEQNGKMIFGKIDPDRVAGMRASIPVGKDRRPDLYARWEEMP from the coding sequence GTGAAGGTCTGCTGCGCCGGGGTCGAGACCGGGGCGACGGTGGCGGAGAGCCTCGAGCGTGCCGACCGGTGTGTTGCCGCCGCGGCCCGCGCCGGTGCCGGCCTCGTCCTCTTCCCTGAGCAGTTTGCGACCGGATGGTCGCCGGTACACCCGGTCGCCGCGCCCGCCGTCCTCCCGGCCCTCGCAAAGAGTGCGGCCGAACACGAGGTCTGGGTCGTCGGCTCCTCGATGGAAGGGGGGGAGATGCCGCAGAACACCGCCTGGGCCGTCGGGCCGGACGGCGAGGTACACGCCCGCTACGCGAAGGTCCACCTCTTCACCCCGCTGGGAGAGGAGCAGACCTGCTCGGCAGGCGACCACCCGACGATCTTCGACGCCGCTGGCGTCCGTTTCGGGCTTGCGATCTGCTATGACCTCAGGTTCCCCGAACTCTTCCTTCATTATGCGCGGTGCGGCGTCGAGTGCGTCCTTGTCCCGGCGGCCTGGCCCCCCGAGAGGCTCGCCCAGTGGGAACTCCTGGCCAGGGCACGGGCCCTCGATGCAGGATGTTATCTGGCGGGCGCGAACGCCTTCGGAGGGTCATGCATCGCCGCCCCTGACGGTACTCTGGCCAGCGAACAGAACGGAAAGATGATCTTTGGCAAAATCGACCCGGACCGGGTCGCCGGGATGCGTGCCTCGATACCGGTCGGAAAAGACCGCAGGCCCGACCTCTATGCCCGGTGGGAGGAGATGCCGTGA
- a CDS encoding MarC family protein, with protein sequence MNGDLLSFALLAISSVIIVVNPLAATLLYVSLTEGMESAEQWSVARTACRYALAVLLVFGLAGGLILQIFGITLEAFRIAGGLLLFGIGMDMVYARSSRAKISPTEREEGLDADDVGVMPLAIPMIAGPGAITTVIVLTQEATSYHPAGVLITVVAVAVTIGITYLMFSRSETIVRRIGQREYRAVNRLMGMMLIAIAVQFIITGIRSAFPVLTGVVP encoded by the coding sequence ATGAACGGCGACCTGCTGAGTTTTGCTCTTCTGGCAATCTCGTCGGTGATCATCGTCGTCAACCCCCTTGCGGCGACGCTCCTCTACGTCTCCCTCACCGAAGGGATGGAGAGCGCAGAGCAGTGGAGCGTGGCCAGGACGGCCTGCCGGTATGCCCTGGCGGTCCTGCTCGTCTTCGGTCTGGCCGGGGGGTTGATCCTCCAGATCTTCGGGATCACCCTGGAGGCCTTCAGGATCGCCGGCGGACTGCTCCTCTTCGGGATCGGGATGGACATGGTCTATGCCAGGTCCTCGCGGGCGAAGATCTCGCCGACCGAACGGGAAGAGGGTCTGGACGCCGACGACGTCGGGGTGATGCCCCTCGCGATCCCGATGATCGCAGGGCCCGGGGCGATCACGACGGTCATCGTCCTCACCCAGGAAGCGACGTCCTACCACCCGGCAGGCGTGCTCATCACCGTCGTCGCCGTCGCCGTCACGATCGGGATCACGTACCTGATGTTCTCCAGGTCGGAGACGATCGTACGCCGGATCGGGCAGCGGGAGTACAGGGCGGTGAACCGGTTGATGGGTATGATGCTCATCGCCATCGCCGTGCAGTTCATCATCACCGGGATCAGGTCGGCATTCCCGGTCCTGACAGGGGTGGTGCCGTGA
- the ndk gene encoding nucleoside-diphosphate kinase, which produces MERTFVMIKPDGVQRGIVGAVISRLEAKGLKMVAAQFTVLSEEKVMEHYAEHVEKPFFPSLKAYVMSGPVLTMVWEGKDAIAIVRRLVGATNPAEAAPGTIRGDMGMETGKNVIHASDAPESAAREIGIHFTKDELVAYTRIDEAVLYE; this is translated from the coding sequence GTGGAGCGGACCTTCGTGATGATCAAGCCGGACGGTGTCCAGCGGGGCATCGTCGGGGCGGTCATCTCCCGCCTTGAGGCCAAGGGCCTCAAGATGGTCGCGGCACAGTTCACCGTCCTCTCCGAGGAGAAGGTGATGGAGCACTATGCCGAGCATGTGGAGAAGCCTTTCTTCCCGTCGCTGAAGGCGTATGTCATGTCTGGCCCGGTCCTCACCATGGTCTGGGAAGGCAAGGATGCGATCGCGATCGTCAGGAGGCTCGTCGGGGCGACCAACCCGGCCGAGGCCGCACCCGGGACGATCAGGGGCGACATGGGGATGGAGACCGGCAAGAACGTCATCCATGCCTCCGACGCTCCCGAGAGCGCCGCCCGCGAGATCGGCATCCACTTCACCAAGGACGAACTCGTCGCCTACACCAGGATCGACGAGGCTGTCCTGTACGAATAA
- a CDS encoding 50S ribosomal protein L24e: MVDTYKCSFCGKAMEPGTGKLFVRKDGALFYFCSTKCQKNYKLGRVPRRVAWTEAGRKALGKE; the protein is encoded by the coding sequence ATGGTCGACACCTACAAGTGCAGTTTCTGTGGCAAGGCAATGGAGCCGGGCACCGGGAAGCTCTTCGTCCGCAAGGACGGGGCGCTTTTCTACTTCTGCTCCACGAAGTGCCAGAAGAACTACAAGCTCGGGCGTGTCCCCCGTCGGGTCGCCTGGACTGAGGCCGGCCGCAAGGCCCTCGGGAAGGAGTGA
- a CDS encoding 30S ribosomal protein S28e produces MADGTPAEVIEVIGSTGMHGEAMQVKCRILEGNNKGRIITRNTVGPIREGDVLMLLETEREAKKLSRR; encoded by the coding sequence ATGGCAGATGGAACACCCGCAGAGGTCATTGAAGTGATCGGCAGCACCGGGATGCATGGCGAGGCCATGCAGGTGAAGTGCCGGATCCTTGAGGGCAACAACAAGGGCCGGATCATCACCCGCAACACCGTCGGCCCCATCCGCGAGGGCGACGTCCTGATGCTCCTCGAGACTGAGCGCGAAGCGAAGAAACTCTCGAGGCGGTGA
- the rpl7ae gene encoding 50S ribosomal protein L7Ae, producing MAKTYVKFEVPEEIQNKALESLEIARDTGKIKKGSNEATKCIERGTAQLVLIGGDVEPEEIVMHLAPLCEEKQVPYIFISKQNEIGAASGLNVGSAAAAIVKPGKAKDLVEEVAKQVTELKA from the coding sequence ATGGCTAAGACATACGTAAAATTTGAAGTTCCGGAAGAAATCCAGAACAAGGCACTTGAATCGCTCGAGATCGCGCGTGACACCGGCAAGATCAAGAAGGGCTCCAACGAGGCTACCAAGTGCATCGAGCGTGGCACCGCCCAGCTCGTGCTCATCGGCGGAGACGTCGAGCCCGAGGAGATCGTCATGCACCTCGCACCGCTCTGCGAGGAGAAGCAGGTTCCGTACATCTTCATCAGCAAGCAGAACGAGATCGGCGCGGCCAGTGGCCTGAACGTCGGCTCGGCCGCCGCTGCCATCGTCAAACCTGGCAAGGCAAAGGATCTTGTGGAAGAGGTTGCGAAGCAGGTCACTGAACTGAAGGCCTGA
- a CDS encoding DUF2298 domain-containing protein encodes MSPEAQALMLISWLLLIKALQLALWPALRPAFKDYAYPAAYPASILLFGLLTWYVALIGLPVQTALIPFAALGGYALHSGAYRRDELKRALVWDAVFLTFFAVLLAVRFISPAIIFAEKPMDHAFLASAMRFMAVPPPDPWFAGGALDVYYYLGYWMMGMLGVTAGVPSAVAYNLALPTVLGAAAVSVYAIGRLLVPKFAWLSLGIFFIVNPAFFRDLFLGEAGQHLLWNSSRVIDGTINEYTFFSFLWGDLHPHVMDLFNQAFFIFLVVFALTRWDDIAPKARWLFIGCAALSLGSMPGINSWDVLLYAPITLAVGLLIWRRGRDPRFLLAVPPLAVAVYAPYYLQLNGAGFGGFGMVAAPSDPVQFLLFHGFFLALIYAFTLGDLRERPYLLAVPAVIALAGYPAAAIAALPLAVLVARRRLAPADLLVAVGLVIVLLCEFVYLKDNMGTDNYRMNTVFKCYSVAWLLVGTGTLVWTGQWLGGRGYADRFTSRQWWRLGAITAVALIIVPFAAPITGTGPASLDGTAWLWEQHYDDAAAIAWLGQQEDTITLVEGVGEDYTYTARVSAYTGIPAVLGMPFHEQMWRSNWSLISGRQNDVRTIYERPGRTLDLMDRYGATHLYVGGLERETYAVDLPADGLVPVFASGDVVIYRRA; translated from the coding sequence GTGAGCCCTGAGGCGCAGGCCCTCATGCTCATCTCCTGGCTCCTCCTCATCAAGGCGCTGCAGCTCGCACTCTGGCCTGCCCTCAGACCGGCCTTCAAGGACTATGCCTATCCGGCGGCATACCCGGCTTCGATCCTTCTTTTCGGTCTTCTGACCTGGTATGTCGCTCTCATCGGCCTCCCGGTCCAGACCGCCCTCATCCCCTTCGCGGCCCTGGGCGGGTACGCCCTACACAGTGGCGCATACCGGCGCGACGAACTCAAGCGTGCCCTCGTCTGGGACGCCGTCTTCCTCACCTTCTTCGCCGTGCTGCTCGCGGTCAGATTCATCAGCCCGGCCATCATCTTTGCCGAGAAACCGATGGACCATGCCTTCCTCGCGTCGGCGATGCGTTTCATGGCCGTCCCCCCGCCCGACCCCTGGTTTGCCGGCGGGGCCCTCGACGTCTACTATTATCTCGGATACTGGATGATGGGGATGCTCGGGGTGACCGCCGGTGTCCCTTCGGCGGTCGCCTACAACCTGGCCCTCCCGACGGTCCTCGGTGCGGCCGCGGTCTCGGTCTATGCGATCGGTCGTCTCCTCGTCCCAAAGTTCGCGTGGCTCTCCCTCGGGATCTTTTTCATCGTCAACCCGGCCTTTTTCAGGGATCTTTTCCTTGGAGAGGCAGGCCAGCACCTTCTCTGGAACAGCAGCAGGGTCATCGATGGGACAATCAACGAGTATACCTTCTTCTCCTTCCTCTGGGGCGACCTCCACCCGCATGTGATGGACCTCTTCAACCAGGCCTTCTTCATCTTCCTGGTCGTCTTTGCCCTCACGCGCTGGGACGATATCGCACCGAAGGCCCGCTGGCTTTTCATCGGGTGCGCCGCGCTCTCCCTGGGTTCGATGCCGGGGATCAACTCCTGGGACGTCCTGCTGTATGCCCCCATCACCCTCGCCGTCGGCCTCCTCATCTGGCGGCGGGGCCGTGATCCCCGGTTTCTCCTGGCCGTCCCGCCCCTGGCGGTCGCCGTTTATGCCCCCTACTATCTCCAGCTCAACGGCGCCGGGTTCGGGGGGTTCGGCATGGTCGCGGCGCCCTCGGACCCGGTCCAGTTCCTCCTCTTCCACGGCTTCTTCCTCGCCCTCATCTATGCCTTCACCCTGGGAGACCTCAGGGAGCGGCCGTACCTCCTGGCGGTCCCGGCCGTCATCGCCCTCGCAGGCTACCCGGCGGCGGCGATCGCCGCGCTGCCCCTTGCCGTCCTTGTCGCCCGCCGGCGCCTCGCACCCGCCGACCTGCTCGTCGCCGTGGGGCTCGTCATCGTCCTCCTCTGCGAGTTCGTCTATCTCAAGGACAACATGGGCACGGACAACTACCGGATGAACACGGTCTTCAAGTGCTACTCGGTCGCCTGGCTTCTCGTCGGCACCGGCACTCTGGTCTGGACCGGGCAGTGGCTCGGCGGACGGGGATACGCCGATCGGTTCACCTCCCGGCAATGGTGGAGGCTTGGTGCCATCACGGCCGTCGCTCTGATCATCGTCCCCTTCGCCGCCCCGATCACCGGCACCGGACCGGCCTCCCTCGACGGGACCGCCTGGCTCTGGGAACAGCATTACGACGATGCCGCGGCGATCGCATGGCTCGGCCAGCAGGAGGACACCATCACCCTCGTCGAGGGGGTGGGGGAGGACTATACCTACACCGCCCGTGTCTCGGCCTACACCGGGATCCCTGCCGTGCTCGGGATGCCGTTTCACGAGCAGATGTGGCGGAGCAACTGGAGCCTCATCTCGGGACGGCAGAACGACGTCCGCACCATCTATGAGCGGCCCGGCCGGACGCTCGACCTGATGGACCGGTATGGCGCGACCCACCTCTATGTGGGCGGGCTCGAACGCGAAACCTACGCCGTCGACCTGCCGGCCGACGGACTGGTGCCGGTCTTTGCGTCTGGAGATGTCGTCATCTATCGGCGGGCGTGA
- a CDS encoding lysylphosphatidylglycerol synthase transmembrane domain-containing protein, which translates to MWRRTSAIVVPTVIAVGILAYMLWRVWDDLLMTLSHADPIYLIVATGVCVLAWVMRGWRYQAILDGMAIRTSLSFSTACIFLSQTANLIIPARLGDLVRIFILKHERLATYSQGISSLVVERVFDVVTIAILGVAALPFVVGTPEWYLPLILVPIAGGVAFALFLWVMGERTSENRILSIVFRMISEIREASLHPRALLLLGASSIGIWVVDILVCAVVVLMFGEQIPFAVVVLAIVVGNLVKAVPITPGGVGTYEFALATTFELAGTAPATATVIAVVDHLIKNGVTLIGGVAALYFFGDWSVALMRRSFKEGLSKEELREP; encoded by the coding sequence ATGTGGCGAAGGACTAGTGCGATTGTCGTCCCGACGGTCATCGCCGTCGGGATCCTGGCGTACATGCTCTGGAGGGTCTGGGACGACCTGCTCATGACGCTCTCGCATGCCGATCCCATCTACCTGATCGTAGCCACCGGCGTCTGCGTCCTCGCATGGGTGATGCGCGGCTGGCGGTACCAGGCCATCCTCGACGGGATGGCGATCAGGACGTCGCTCTCGTTTTCCACGGCCTGCATCTTTCTCTCCCAGACCGCAAACCTCATCATCCCGGCCAGACTCGGCGACCTGGTCAGGATCTTCATCCTCAAACACGAAAGGCTGGCGACCTATTCCCAGGGCATCTCCTCGCTGGTGGTGGAGCGGGTCTTCGACGTGGTGACCATCGCCATCCTCGGCGTGGCGGCCCTCCCCTTCGTCGTGGGAACGCCGGAATGGTACCTCCCCCTCATCCTGGTCCCGATCGCGGGCGGAGTCGCCTTCGCCCTCTTCCTCTGGGTGATGGGCGAGCGGACCTCAGAGAACCGGATCCTGAGCATCGTCTTCAGGATGATCTCAGAGATCAGGGAGGCGTCCCTCCATCCCAGGGCCCTGCTCCTCCTCGGAGCTTCCTCGATCGGGATCTGGGTCGTGGACATCCTTGTCTGCGCCGTCGTCGTGCTGATGTTCGGCGAGCAGATCCCCTTCGCGGTGGTGGTGCTCGCGATCGTCGTCGGCAACCTCGTCAAGGCCGTCCCGATCACGCCCGGTGGGGTCGGGACCTACGAGTTCGCTCTTGCGACCACCTTCGAACTTGCCGGGACGGCGCCGGCCACCGCCACGGTCATCGCGGTCGTCGACCATCTCATCAAGAATGGGGTCACCCTCATCGGCGGGGTGGCGGCGCTGTACTTCTTCGGCGACTGGTCGGTCGCCCTGATGAGGCGTTCTTTCAAGGAAGGCCTTTCCAAGGAGGAACTGCGTGAGCCCTGA
- a CDS encoding glycosyltransferase, whose product MTEEGVSVILPVFNDKTALEEAIPKSVAALTEITDAFEVIVAEDGSTDGSAEFVEACHREDSRVRLLHADERLGRGKALNRAIASARYSTVCYYDVDLATDLAHLKELVGAIQGGAAIATGSRLLPDSEIVRSGDREIASRGYNFLVRTVLQSRLHDHQCGFKAFNRDQALPLLDSVDAPHWFWDTEVLVRGQHAGLTITEFPVVWRQGPGTTVRFKDVFSMGSQILGLWWHLHVAKD is encoded by the coding sequence ATGACTGAAGAAGGCGTCTCGGTCATCCTGCCGGTCTTCAACGATAAAACCGCACTCGAAGAAGCCATCCCGAAATCGGTCGCAGCGCTCACCGAGATCACCGACGCCTTCGAGGTGATCGTCGCCGAGGACGGGAGCACCGACGGGAGCGCCGAGTTCGTAGAGGCCTGCCACCGGGAAGACTCACGGGTCCGTCTCCTCCATGCCGACGAGAGACTGGGGCGCGGCAAGGCCCTGAACCGGGCGATCGCCTCGGCACGCTACAGCACGGTCTGCTACTATGACGTCGACCTCGCGACCGACCTCGCCCATCTCAAAGAACTCGTCGGGGCGATCCAGGGCGGCGCCGCCATCGCGACCGGTTCGAGGCTGCTCCCTGACTCAGAGATCGTCAGGAGCGGCGACCGCGAGATCGCAAGCCGCGGCTACAACTTCCTGGTCAGGACCGTCCTCCAGAGCCGCCTCCACGACCACCAGTGCGGCTTCAAGGCCTTCAACCGCGACCAGGCCCTCCCGCTCCTCGACAGCGTGGACGCTCCCCACTGGTTCTGGGACACCGAGGTGCTGGTCCGCGGGCAGCACGCGGGCCTCACGATCACGGAGTTCCCGGTGGTCTGGCGGCAGGGGCCAGGGACGACGGTACGGTTCAAGGACGTCTTCTCGATGGGGTCACAGATCCTCGGGCTCTGGTGGCATCTCCATGTGGCGAAGGACTAG